From the Xiphophorus hellerii strain 12219 chromosome 20, Xiphophorus_hellerii-4.1, whole genome shotgun sequence genome, the window TGATGAGGTGAGgagataaatgtatttaaaggtAGATTTGAGTTATTTATACTTCAAgactttttgaatttttttacagCTAACATTTATGTTCCCCTTTAGGTGGTGGAAGCGGTGTTGTTGAGGAAGAACCAGACTACAGGCAAGGTACAGGAAAAtctaaattatgcaaaattttaacatatttatacaTCAGTTGCTTTTCATTGATATAGacttgtttctcatctgtttgtAGACTGATCGCTCTTTTGCACACATGGGCCTTTGCTCCCAGAATGCCTTGCTGCAGTCATTGCTCCGGTTGTGTGACAGGCGTCTCAGTGGTAACAGTGCTCAGAAAGAGAAGCTCTTCCTTAACGCTTTGAAGACGATGTGTATCCTCATAAAACGGACACCTCCCACGCACTCTGACAGGTACATTTATGTcagcttttttatatttaaccaCAGTGCAGAGATTTAACCATAAGCATTAAACATTAGTCATAGTAAGATCTTAATTACACTTTACCTCATTGGAAATGACAACAGCATAGATTAGAAACAAGTGAAGTGTGActgattggttattttttcTATGTGACTGCAGGATACAGTTGAAATCAgttgtctgacattaaatcagattagACCTTGTATTCTTCATGGAAGTACCAGAATTATATAAAAACAAGTATGAAATAAACTGACTTTAAACATGAAATGTAGAAATGCAAAAACTGATTGCTTGGTTTTTTCTGATTCTTGCAAGTCCCTAATGGTTCTCCTTTAACTGATTGAGTCGatataaataatgatgaaacataaaaagtagTTAAAGAGGAAACTACTGGCGTTTACAAGATTCCTACACTGTCTTGAAAGCTTGAGGAAAGAAAGTAGAgtatccaatttttttttgtatctttttgttaaaaagttgtattgtgttcactgattggaataagaacagattttttcttttagtttttgactgaCTGACCATTTAGGACAGATCAGGCTGAAAATCATCTGATTCTGACCACCAGCTGATTTCACAGTTCATCATCTCAAACTACACAATATTCATTGCAAATATATTCAGAGGTGtgataattttttaatttagtagaTTCTTTGTTTACGTACTAGACACCAGCTAATGTCACTCACTTTCAACTTcatacatatttatttacttttctgtgAACCTATATTTACAATGCTTCAatggtaaaggtaattttatttatatagcacattttcagcaacaaggcaatacaaagtgctttacaggatttaaaaggaaatgcaaacaaaataacaaaccaaaagaaaaagcaaaaaaagaaaaagctaatagtAAATAAACTACATACTTTGGcctctaattccttttctggtttggaagaataggagtctaaaaagtagttgctaaggtagtttttctgggttccaagttctaatccctgttctgggttgctaaataagtgtaagtaagtaagtatcctctggacttctgggatgctagataagtataagtattctctggagtttctaaatttgtaaaagtaatgagtactccacagtttctaagtaataataaaaactaaatgtttctgttctggaatttttttttctggattctaagttcgTTCTAATTCCTTTTATGGGTTGCAATAATAGGAGTCTCTGCATCTAAATAGTGAGTATTCTACAGTTTCTAAAATATAAGCTAAAGAGTGACTGTTCTAATTCCTGTTCTGGGTTAAAagtgagtactccacagtttctaacaaaataaaataaaaaatggaaaggACACATTAGGGCACATGGCAccattcagacaaaacaaatggcaaaacaaaaacatgagtgAAGGCGGTGACATCACAGGGCCATGAAACCACGTTGCTCAGCCTCCCAGCAGAAGTCCGATAAAGATGTTGTTATCGAGGAATGTCATTGGGAGTGCTCAGCTCGACAGCTGCATGGATAACAGGAGGGGATGAGGTGGGAAGGAGCGTTATGTTTACATGTCTTCAAGGAGATTGGAAATATGCAGCCCTTCCAAAGCAACACGGGGAAAGCCAATTCAGATACAGAATGTCTTAGGTCGGGTAGATTATAAATTTCAATCTTCCCTAAAGTCTCTCCAATACATCTCAGGTCGCAATTATCCAAATTAGTTTGGTCGCTCCACTGAGCCGAAACTAGCAACTTCTCCAAGATCGATTCCATCAGCTGGGCTGCGAGTCTCAGCAAGACTCACATCCAACTTGCGTCTCTGTCCACACCAATAGTCTGAGTGTTCACTAGTTCAGCCAAGTCCGTCAGAAATTTGTCGATAAGCAAGGTATCTGGaagctccaaacagcagaaatcctgttatcatgaataaatccagggTGTATCCCACCGGGTGTGTCTCCACAGGACAACAGGGCTCTCCTGTGCCCAGTCTTCTCGTCGAGAAAATCTGATCAATTGCATTGAGAGACCGGTTGACCAGATCCATAATTTGTAGATTCGGAGGATGTGCAAAGAAAAGCTCCAAAATTATAGAAAAAGAcaggacaaaaacagagcaagcaggGCAGGCATGGGCAGGGagggagcagaggaaaaaaacgTCCGCCTTCACCGAGTGCAAAGAGAGGAATCAATGATGTATATGACTTCTTTTTTCCTTATGCTTTAGGCTCCAGTGTGTGTTGCAGGTGGTATGTCTATGTTTAGCACAAGACACCAGGGTGCAGACGGTTACagagtgtgtgtctgttctCACAGCCATGTCTGACCATCCGACTCTGGCCAAGCAGCTCTGTTCCCAACACGGTGAGAAAATTCTCTGACTTCAACTCTGATATAATTTGATAGCACTTACGCACTCTGAAAccactgctttttattttgttttaaaaaaattatatttcttgttaaaaagtttatttttctcttttttttcttttttttgctgcagataCTTGTATTTTTCTTAAGTTGTTCCATTTGATTCGGACCAGAGCAGATACACTAGCTACACATGCCGATTGGATTTTGCTGGACCTGCAGGTAACAtcaactgatttatttttccttgtgAATGTGGGAAGTATTTAGCAGTAAATATCACGTTACTTAAAGTATACATATCATATAATTttagaaaatcaaaaatcattGTTCTTtccttcagtttgtttctgactCTTGTAAAAAAATTCTGCCATGTTTTCATCTGTGAATTGCATGCTCATCAAATTAACTATATAAGAACAGAGAGCGctggaaaagtaaataaatttggGATTCACTGTGTTTTCGCTGTTGCACTCCAGGTTGTGCGTTTCTTGAGCCGAGTGACTCAGAGGACAGAGAGCTGGACAAGCAGCAAGCCAAGCCCCTGCCAGTGTTACAGTGAGGTAGATCACTCTCACCCTGACTTCTGtttcttgttgaaaatgttctttccacacaattttctctgtttctttacaGTTGGTTCAGGCTGTTGTAATCATTTTCCATCGTCAGTGGTTGGATATTCGCGGCTCTCAAGAGCAAACCTCTGGtaaattgggggaaaaaataagaaagggACTCTCTTAAACATGCAATAAATCCTGATTTAATGAATcctgactttgttttttctcataCAGCACCCAGCTCGTCTTGTTGGAGCGACCCAGATACATCACTTCTCAGAGAgtctctgctgcttctacatTGGCTGCTGCTGCATCACACGAGCTTCTCTGAAAGCTGCCGGCCAGTGTTGCACATGTATGACCAGATGATCCCTGCTGTGCGTGAAACACTGAGCAAGATCTCTGATCTGAGTGACAGCGAAGGTACCTGTACACAAAACACGAATAATCTTCCATCTTTGAAGAAGAGTATATCCTTAGATTGTTGGAGCACTCTAGCAGAAGTTGAATATTTGGTAGATCACTGGTTTCCCTGTTCATTAAATAACTAGAAAGCATCTTATTAATGTACAAATTGATTTTTAGTAAACTAAGCAtcaattaatgtttttctttgggtgatagtcattaaaaacacatccagTTATATTTGAAAATCCTAATATGGCCAGTTTTTCATTGAGTCAGCCTTTGATCCACACAGCAAAGTAatggttgtttgtgttttacctGGATTGTTTCTGTTCGTCAGAGCTGGCCTTGGAGGAGATCTGCCGCTCTGATGGCGATGACACCGATGATATGGACACTGACACCGCCTCATAGCCTGCTGCTACTGCTGAAATATGAAGAACTGCTTACAGGCTGATCAAATAATTCAGAATAAGATCAGGTCagaacagaaactttctgttAAGTACTTATCTGatgtaaacagaacaaaaatgatGGATCAGAGCTGAACTTTGACAGAAGTATCAAACAGTGATGAAGGAATCATTTTGCTTTTTGatggatttaataaaaaattagatGAATGAATCAAAGTTCTCAGTGAGCATTGTcaactgttttctattttactttaataacCAGTCCTCACTAATTCCTGCACAAGTTAATATTGTACAACTTTTAAAACTctccaaacagaaaattaaaatctttatttggGTGTTCTAAGGATGTCCTAAAGAATTTACTGACTCAAATACATTAATCAACTGCATATTTTCCTCTGAATTGCTGTcgaactgtttttatttattcattatctCCCAGATAATGGAAAATGGGATGATGTCtgcaaactcaaacattttttcaaactcaattttcttttttctttttcttttatttgtttgggggtttttttattggGGGTGGGGAggagtgtaaaatgtttttgaaattttgcaCATCCAGCAATAAAGTTGCTTGGTAACTTTTTCCCCTGAATGATCATTAAATTATTCAAGAAATTTAAGAAAATTGACAAACTTGTGATGAGGATattgagctatttttaaaagcctttcATAGTAACTAGCACTGctttactggttttatttttttcaaattgtaaaTATTCCTACATTTCCTGGAGTCTTCCCAGTGGCTGCCAAATCATTTATTAATTGAGATAGATTTAAGCTGCTATAATCATATTTGAGGAAGCTCTGTACTGTTCTTAAGTATTCTTAGTTATTACTGCAGTTAATCCAGAATAATTTCCTctgctaaaaatgtttgcagGAAATACATAATCATATATagcaatatatttattatttgtttgtagCATTTTTTGCTTTGGCTAATAGTTTAAAccatcatgaaaaaaatcaaccaaaacATCATCTTTGGCAACACTAGATCCTGATGACTGGATCAGTGGACTCAGCTTGATATCTATTCTAATACTGAGGTCAGTACTGGGTCCAAAACAGTAGGTTGGATCAGCCTCAAACTCTTGTGGCTTTTTGTCATGCTGTTTTTAGAGTATCAAATATATCTTATTTTAGTTGGGCTGTGTAGTTGAGTATCCAACCTGTAGACCAATGTTGAATGGAAATTGTAGCTCAAAATATCCAGAAAAAAGACCCATTTTGAGACCAGAACAACTTTAAACAGCCTTTATTTATTCTGTcacaactgaaaacagaaattgcACTGTACACTAAAACAAAAGGCATCTTGATAGCAGGCATAAAGCTTGTTGGGTAGTGATTTTCTTCATCACTCACAGGAGGATGGCAAATTAGGGAATAATTGTATTTGTATAGCATAGTATTTGTATAGTATTTTTTCCTTATTGTAAGTCAAGTCCTCAAAATATATCTTCATTGTCCTGAAATGTGATTAAGTGGCTAATCTACTCCAGGTTTTTAATGCAATCTGGACCATAAAAATGCCCCAAAATATATGTTTGATAGTGCTGCGGctttaagaaaataatgtttcattatttatattttgttcagattatttctgatctaaaaaactttttttctctcaacaCCCAAAGCATTTTTCGTGCAACTAACGCAGAGTTTTTGCTAATTaccaaattcagtttatttagttttaactggataaaactaaataaaaacattgattatCTGAAAACTAAAGACACATTTAAGTTGAATTAAtttttctgctcagcaacacacTCTTTAAAACAGTGAACAATTTTTGTAATGATCCTTAACAGGatttataaatgtaaacacTTGAAAGAAGTTCTGCCTCTTGAGGCGCCGCCTCCTTCAGAGACTCAAATCTAaattttgtggtatttttaggtgtttttcttcaacacATTCAACTGACATCACTACATCAGTAAATGACGAAGCTCATTTTAAGTATTTGCAAAAGaaaggatgtttttcttttgtgtgttgaGCCAAATCTACCACTTCAAAACCTGAGttacataaaagaaaagtttccaCACTGCATTGGTGTGCCTGAACACCCCTTGTATGTTGTTAAACTATGGGAGAGTAGCTGCAGTACAGGtggttagaaaacaaaacattctaaTTCTTTAGATGAATGTCGACATGAGACCACTTTATCTCAAAGAGGCGGGGCGAAAGCTGAGACACAACTACAAACAAACGAAGGCACCTGAGGTTCAAGTAATCCAGGATCATACCAATGGTAGTGTTTATCACTTCATGTATGCacacatatgtaaaaaaaaaaaaaaaaaaagacttttcacTGTGAGatgtaataacatttttagagaAATGTTTAAACCTTGAAGCTGGAATCTGGTTTTAGTTGCAAATTGATTGTAGACTGCCTGGCCGCAAATGACAATGAACAGTTCagtttaacaaagaaaatgttagaaaaaatgttATTGCGAAATAATGTATAAGCAAGTCTTGAAACTCACCAGCAGGCAGACGTGTACTGACATACTGAAGAATATCCTATAGTTATTTCAGAAGGATCAAATTATTGGTCAAGACAATTTAAACATCAAGGAAGAACACTGGAAAAAATAGATTAGGAACTGTGAAATCCCCCACCCCAAAAAACCAACTTTTTATGATCTCAAAGATATCTTGAGTGATTGTAACCTGAGAAAATGTGTAAGTTTGGGAAATCtagtttatgaaaataaatgatataGTTTTTCTTTGCTAAAAACTGAACTGCAGAGCAATGGGATTTCTCATGTAGTTGAAGTTCTTTAAAAAGATCAGCTGAGTAActgattaaactaaaataacctTTTTCCATCAATCACAGTTTCTTTCAAACAGGCATAAGCATATTTCACAGCCACAATGCCGCGATTCATCAGGCCCAAACTGAGGAAGAGATTGTGGGAttcaccaagaaaaaaaattcccaagaTTCAGCCTCTTTCATCatgttggttaaaaaaatctaattataaaTAATGCAACTCTATGCAACGTAACAAAATTTACTAATGCTCAAATGTTTAGAATGGAACCACATCCAAGTGGTAAGTTACTGTTTGACTTGTGGCCAGGCAGTGTGTTATTGCAAATTCACACATGAAGATATAgtgtataaacattttattgtttctcaGTCCATGTTGGCACCACTTGGTCATCCTCCATCTGTTTGTTCTGCATTGCATTTTGGTTGTGATGCGTCTTGTGCACATTGTGGTGTTGCACACAGAGATTGGTGGTCAGCCATGGATGCATCAGCAGTTCGGATGCCTTCAGTCTCTCAGCAGGCAACTTCCTCAGCATGCAGCTAATCAGACACTTTGCCTGTGGCGACAAGCCACTGGGCAGGCTGAACACCCCGCGCCGGATCTTAGCGAAAAGCGCAGCTGGCTGCGTGTCCTGAAAAGGGTATCGTCCAATCAGCATGGTGTACAGAGACACGCCCAGGCTCCATACGTCTGCAGCGCGACCTGAGTAGGAGCCATTTCCGTTGTTGAGCAGCTCAGGGCCAACGTAGGCGGGACAGCCGTGTCTGTCTTTGAGGAAGTCGTTATCAGGGTTACCGTGGAGGACTACACTGTCGTTAAGGCCGAGCAGGGCGAGACGAGtcctgcaaaaaacaaacaaaaaaaacattaactaaaGTTCTCTTTTTTCATGTAGGATGCAGAACAATCATGGTATCAGCTATGCCACCAGAGACTGTATCCTACCTGTATTGGTCCATAAAGACGAATCGTCGCAGCTTCAGGTCCCTCAGGATGACTCCTCTATGGTGGCAGTGCACCACCGCATTCAGCATCTGAGCAAACAGACGCCCCGCCTCTTCCTCGTCCAGGCGCTTCCTGCTGCGCACGTATGCGTGCATGTCTCCATGGTGATCGGGCAGGAAGACGTACAGGTTGTCTTGACCGACCACCACATCTTGCAGATGGCAGATGTTGTCGTGTTTACCAATGCGCTCGTAGGCCGCCAACCGTTCCTGGAAACCCTGCAGAGGGAGAACCTGCAACCAGAACAGTCCATTACTTCAAGTACTAAAAATTACCACCAGATGTGTTGGAGAATTTCGTCATATTGCCACCACTAGCAGCATTGTTAGTGTTACTCCATCTTACCTGACAGGTGTACTGCttttgtgtgcttgtgtgtaCGGCCCTATAGGTTTCCTCCCTTTCACAGCTTACAAACAGGAGATATGGTCCCACTCTGGATGGGGGCTGGCTTGGGCTGGACTTGGGTGCGGGGTTTGTTGGTGTGAGGCATGAAGATAGGCCACTGGCATGAATGGGATGTCTCCAGACGGGCGAGTTTGCATTTTGGTAAGTTTTCTTGAGGTTCAGCCAGCAGCCTCTTCAGACACAGCTGACTTCTGGTTGTTGCCACACCCATCCTCGCTTTTTACTGGTGAAGACAAGAGACATGAGATTTACTATTAACTTATAATACCaaacatgttatttttcatactgGTATTTTTGAGACATCGTCCTCTTCAACAAAAACCTGATGTGCAACgtgcaaaatataattaatatattCTCAATAGAAATGCGGAACACATGGAAAAATGTGTAATATGGGTGCAAACTGGCTTTTtggaatttttattttggaatgtTGTGGGCCCAAATATTGACGAATTCAAATCAAAAGACATGCACGCAGCAATCAGCAGTTTTGATCAAAAATCCAATGTGCGCAATTTGAAAGATTTCAGAATTTTCATggaatattaattattttttttttagattaactaTAATCATATCGCCTActatattttacatattctctataaaaatgtagaatggattaaaaaagatcacaaaatatttttaaattgcctAAAATAAGCTTAAAGTTTCTGTTGGAATTCAAGGAACTGACTAAATCAACCAGCGTCAGAAACCATCCAATAAATAGTTACTATATTGCAAAATTTAAATGATCTCatagctattattattattgatataaCACTAATGTATAAATTCCTTTTCTTACAGAAACAGGAGGTGAAACAGCATGCTTCTAACAGAGCGCTAAAATCAACACTAGTTCATATGTCAAATTTCAAATGCATGTTGCAGTCTTATCTTAAATGAacacaaaactattttttctGCCTAATGTAATCAAGTATAATTATTTTCTCATAAATTGTTTGAGACAAAACACATTTgagtgaatatttttggttattATTAGGCTGATTCTTATCCTCACCTGCGCCCCAAATATACATCTTGTctgttttttgacaaataaaaccatttttgacaaaattttCACCTGGGTAAAAATACCTATTTAATGACATATTAGATTTAATTTACCTGTGTTGAATAAAGCACTTTGTTAACTTATTctaacaaacatatttttatttaaatttacattaaaactgCTCCCTGTTGCACAACAGCACCCTCTACAGGGGAAACTCTGACTCTCACTGATTCTTTCACTAAAACCTCTACAGTGACATTTTCACATTAAGTAAAGATGATGTATTAGTATCACATCTAACTGTGTTCTGCATCCCTGCTGTTTACATGTTACACGGTCGGGTCTATAGGCTCTCCTGATGCAACTTCCTGTAAGCTGACAGGCACCACAGCTTTCAGATCGTTGCATCAGAGCAAAACAGTTTATAGTTTAAAAAGGCTTTAAGTACAGTCAACACCTACACGCATGCACCGCtagggtgtgggtgtgtgtgagtaagTTTCTCATAACTTGTGGTCACCTTGGTGATACTTTGTGGAAACTGGCTGTGGGGCAACACTGCTTTCACTCCTGCTGAAACACCCTGAGTCACAATGTCACTGTGGCAACGTcatccacccacacacacatatacacaaagCAAATCTGGCCTTGTTTGACACATTTGATTGTGAAACTGTAGCTCAAAATAAAGCGATGGAGAAATCTCCAGAGATCTGACTGCTGAGTTATTCAGAAAGCAAAACCCACGTGCAGAAACTTTGCACCATGTAACTTCTCA encodes:
- the LOC116710456 gene encoding LOW QUALITY PROTEIN: tribbles homolog 2-like (The sequence of the model RefSeq protein was modified relative to this genomic sequence to represent the inferred CDS: deleted 1 base in 1 codon), with the translated sequence MGVATTRSQLCLKRLLAEPQENLPKCKLARLETSHSASGLSSCLTPTNPAPKSSPSQPPSRVGPYLLFVSCEREETYRAVHTSTQKQYTCQVLPLQGFQERLAAYERIGKHDNICHLQDVVVGQDNLYVFLPDHHGDMHAYVRSRKRLDEEEAGRLFAQMLNAVVHCHHRGVILRDLKLRRFVFMDQYRTRLALLGLNDSVVLHGNPDNDFLKDRHGCPAYVGPELLNNGNGSYSGRAADVWSLGVSLYTMLIGRYPFQDTQPAALFAKIRRGVFSLPSGLSPQAKCLISCMLRKLPAERLKASELLMHPWLTTNLCVQHHNVHKTHHNQNAMQNKQMEDDQVVPTWTEKQ